In Mucilaginibacter celer, one DNA window encodes the following:
- a CDS encoding MaoC family dehydratase yields MIVIKSFQEFEQHVGEELGTSSWHTITQEQINKFADATLDHQWIHTDEERAKTDSPFKTTIAHGYLTLSLTPYLWKEIVKIENLKMEINYGIESLRFAQPALVNSEVRLKVKLAGLLNLRGVIKATMAIEMEIKDQRKPAFSGEVVFLYHFID; encoded by the coding sequence ATGATAGTTATAAAAAGTTTCCAGGAATTTGAACAGCATGTAGGCGAAGAATTGGGTACCTCATCATGGCATACCATTACCCAGGAGCAGATCAACAAGTTTGCCGATGCCACTTTGGATCATCAATGGATCCACACGGATGAGGAAAGAGCTAAAACCGATAGTCCGTTTAAAACCACCATCGCGCATGGATACCTTACACTGTCGCTTACCCCATACCTGTGGAAAGAGATTGTAAAGATCGAAAACCTGAAAATGGAAATTAACTACGGTATCGAAAGCCTGCGCTTTGCCCAGCCCGCACTGGTTAACAGCGAAGTACGCTTAAAAGTGAAACTGGCAGGCTTATTAAACCTGCGCGGCGTAATCAAGGCTACCATGGCTATCGAAATGGAAATAAAAGATCAGCGCAAACCGGCCTTCAGCGGCGAGGTGGTATTTTTATATCATTTTATAGATTGA
- the nadD gene encoding nicotinate (nicotinamide) nucleotide adenylyltransferase encodes MKIGLLFGSFNPIHIGHLIIANYMANHTTLDKVWLVVSPQNPLKKYGDLINTYDRLEMARLATDNATNISVSDVELKLPQPSYTIDTLAHLKEKYPEHEFALIMGSDNLGTLHKWKNYKLILRDYRIYVYPRPGYENAELADHPSVTITMTPQMELSATFIRKSIAEKKNVQYFVPDAVLKFIESKSLYR; translated from the coding sequence ATGAAAATTGGCTTACTGTTTGGTTCATTTAATCCTATACACATAGGGCATTTAATTATAGCTAACTACATGGCTAACCATACCACGCTTGATAAGGTGTGGTTGGTGGTATCGCCCCAAAACCCGCTGAAAAAATACGGCGACCTGATCAATACCTACGACAGGCTGGAGATGGCCCGCCTGGCTACCGATAATGCAACCAATATCAGCGTAAGCGATGTGGAGTTAAAACTGCCTCAGCCATCGTACACTATTGATACCCTTGCCCACTTAAAGGAAAAATACCCCGAGCATGAATTTGCCCTCATTATGGGGTCGGATAACCTGGGCACCCTGCATAAATGGAAAAATTATAAGCTTATTCTGCGCGATTACCGCATCTACGTATACCCACGCCCCGGTTATGAAAACGCCGAACTGGCCGATCATCCTTCGGTAACCATTACCATGACGCCACAGATGGAACTATCTGCAACCTTTATCCGCAAATCCATCGCCGAAAAAAAGAACGTGCAGTATTTTGTGCCCGATGCGGTGCTGAAGTTTATTGAGAGTAAAAGTTTGTACAGGTAA
- a CDS encoding DUF1835 domain-containing protein yields the protein MNSILHILNGDAALDGFEQTGLDGDVMVWREVFSEGPLQENILSADFWNDRRDWIGRAFDAPADDYQHKVLDELGKLNCPYKEINLWFEFDLHCQVNLLGVLEILSLKTDMSAPAIYLICLADCVQFENKKGLGELTGRQFEELYDARERLNEWELGLAADAWRLYVNNDTAALEKWLNENTFWGGIPLLKPALKAHLKRLQVNADGLSYIEQKLLGIYNGGAKTKIDLYKTFWKNEAIFGMGDSEIDIYLDKLTEKGLISL from the coding sequence ATGAACTCCATTCTCCACATTTTAAACGGCGATGCTGCCTTAGATGGTTTTGAGCAAACAGGTCTTGACGGCGATGTTATGGTTTGGCGCGAGGTATTTTCTGAAGGGCCTCTACAGGAAAACATTCTTTCCGCAGATTTCTGGAACGACCGCCGCGATTGGATAGGCCGTGCATTTGATGCTCCGGCCGATGATTATCAGCATAAAGTATTGGATGAATTGGGCAAACTGAACTGTCCCTACAAGGAGATTAACCTGTGGTTTGAGTTTGATTTGCATTGCCAGGTAAACCTGCTGGGTGTGCTGGAGATACTTTCGTTAAAAACCGATATGTCGGCCCCGGCTATTTATCTGATTTGTTTGGCCGATTGCGTACAGTTTGAAAATAAAAAAGGCCTCGGCGAACTAACCGGCCGGCAATTTGAAGAACTATACGATGCCCGCGAACGCCTTAACGAATGGGAGCTTGGCCTTGCCGCCGATGCATGGCGCTTATATGTAAACAATGATACAGCCGCGCTGGAAAAATGGCTTAATGAAAATACTTTTTGGGGAGGCATACCGCTGCTTAAACCTGCATTAAAAGCACATCTTAAACGTTTGCAGGTTAATGCTGATGGCTTAAGTTATATTGAACAAAAACTGCTCGGGATCTATAATGGCGGTGCAAAAACCAAAATAGATCTTTACAAAACCTTCTGGAAAAACGAGGCTATTTTTGGCATGGGCGATTCAGAGATTGATATTTACCTGGATAAATTAACGGAGAAGGGGTTGATCTCGCTATAA
- the gmk gene encoding guanylate kinase, producing MSQNGKLIIFSAPSGAGKTTIVHHLLGKIPTLEFSISATTRERRGDEVHEQDYYFISKEEFLHRIAKKQFVEFEEVYTGTFYGTLRTEIERIWANGKTVIFDIDVEGGLHLKRKYGAQALAIFVQPPSLEVLIERLTGRGTDSEEKLQERFAKAEKELKYAPQFDIILKNYDLETACKEAEELVSAFLTK from the coding sequence ATGAGCCAAAACGGTAAACTCATCATATTTTCGGCTCCGTCGGGAGCGGGTAAAACCACTATAGTACACCATTTGCTGGGGAAGATCCCTACGCTCGAATTTTCTATTTCGGCCACCACGCGCGAGCGCCGTGGCGATGAAGTACATGAACAGGATTATTACTTCATCAGCAAGGAAGAGTTTTTGCACCGAATTGCCAAAAAGCAATTTGTAGAATTTGAAGAGGTTTACACCGGTACATTTTATGGTACCCTGCGTACCGAGATTGAACGCATCTGGGCAAACGGTAAAACCGTGATATTTGATATTGATGTAGAGGGCGGCCTGCACCTTAAGCGTAAATACGGCGCACAGGCATTGGCTATATTTGTTCAGCCGCCATCATTGGAGGTTTTGATTGAGCGGTTAACCGGCCGCGGTACCGATAGCGAAGAAAAACTGCAGGAACGTTTTGCAAAAGCCGAAAAAGAGCTTAAATACGCACCCCAGTTTGATATTATCCTAAAAAATTACGATCTTGAAACGGCTTGCAAAGAAGCTGAGGAATTGGTGAGCGCGTTTTTAACAAAATAG
- a CDS encoding four helix bundle protein, with amino-acid sequence MSERRNIFTHRQIRRSSRSANICTIEAYRKRRFPNHFVSKLTDVDMENSETQGWLEFSLACNYINNEVYDKLHSLSDEIGRLVQYMIDNPGKFGAGQ; translated from the coding sequence ATTTCCGAAAGAAGAAACATTTTCACTCATAGACAAATCCGCCGATCATCAAGATCTGCAAACATCTGTACTATTGAAGCTTATCGCAAGCGTCGCTTTCCAAATCACTTTGTAAGCAAATTAACCGACGTTGATATGGAAAACAGCGAAACACAAGGCTGGCTTGAGTTTTCGTTGGCTTGTAATTATATTAACAACGAGGTTTACGATAAATTACACTCATTGTCTGATGAAATAGGACGTCTCGTTCAATACATGATCGACAATCCCGGAAAATTTGGGGCAGGCCAATAA
- a CDS encoding ligase-associated DNA damage response exonuclease, translating to MANKPLLEFTDRGIYCAKGKFYIDPWKPVDDAVITHAHADHAYVGHKRYLAHHLSREVLLYRLGEINLQTVEYAETVMKNGVTISLYPAGHVIGSAQIRVEYKGEVWVVSGDYKVEDDGISTPFEPVKCHHFISECTFGMPVYQWKPQVQTFIEINNWWRSNLHNGLATVLVGYSLGKAQRILQNLDLFNGKVYTHGVIENTNEALRRNGVQLNPTERITPESIKEEVRKGIIIAPPSSVGTPWMRKFQPYSFGYCSGWMAIRGAKRRRAADRGFVLSDHADWDGLISAIDATGCECVYLTHGYTATFTRYLNEIGFNAKEVHTLYGGEEEEASPEPSPEKREPGTQVENANKGLSFGEDLGEAGGPAL from the coding sequence ATGGCCAATAAACCATTGCTTGAATTTACCGACAGGGGCATTTACTGTGCCAAAGGCAAATTTTATATCGACCCATGGAAACCTGTGGATGACGCTGTAATAACCCACGCCCATGCCGATCATGCTTATGTAGGGCATAAGCGTTACCTGGCCCATCATCTCTCACGCGAGGTTTTGCTATACCGCCTGGGCGAAATCAACCTGCAAACGGTTGAATATGCCGAAACGGTGATGAAAAATGGTGTAACCATCTCCTTATATCCAGCAGGGCACGTAATTGGCTCGGCGCAGATCAGGGTGGAATACAAAGGCGAGGTTTGGGTAGTATCCGGCGATTATAAGGTGGAGGACGACGGAATTTCCACACCTTTCGAGCCGGTTAAATGCCATCACTTTATATCCGAATGCACCTTTGGCATGCCGGTGTACCAATGGAAGCCGCAGGTGCAAACTTTTATCGAGATCAATAACTGGTGGCGCAGTAATCTGCACAATGGCCTGGCAACTGTGTTGGTGGGTTACTCGCTGGGCAAGGCGCAACGCATCCTCCAAAACCTCGATCTGTTTAACGGCAAGGTTTATACCCATGGCGTTATCGAAAACACCAACGAGGCCCTGCGCCGCAACGGGGTGCAACTTAATCCTACCGAAAGAATCACGCCCGAAAGCATAAAAGAGGAAGTGCGAAAAGGTATTATCATAGCACCACCATCATCAGTAGGCACACCCTGGATGCGTAAGTTTCAGCCTTATAGTTTTGGTTACTGCTCGGGATGGATGGCCATTCGGGGAGCCAAGCGCCGCCGCGCTGCCGACAGGGGTTTTGTACTATCAGACCATGCCGATTGGGACGGCCTCATCAGCGCCATTGATGCCACAGGCTGCGAGTGTGTTTATTTAACTCACGGCTATACCGCTACGTTTACAAGATATTTGAATGAGATTGGTTTTAATGCGAAAGAAGTGCATACGTTGTATGGAGGGGAGGAAGAAGAGGCCTCACCCGAGCCCTCTCCCGAGAAGAGGGAGCCTGGAACCCAGGTTGAAAATGCAAATAAAGGCCTCTCCTTTGGAGAGGATTTAGGTGAGGCTGGAGGCCCGGCTTTATGA
- a CDS encoding ATP-dependent DNA ligase, whose protein sequence is MKAFAQLFLSLDETNKTNEKVKVLKDYFNAVPDTDKMHMLALFTGRRPRRPINSTLVRNWAIEASNIPAWLFEESYHVVGDLAETMALLMPQSNQSSSKTLTEWIAEINTLYDKSEEEKKEWLIQSWAMLDTQERFVFNKLLTGSFRVGVSQNLVIKALADISGLEAAVLTHRIMGSWLPETYQFTQLMEEQDEAANISRPYPFFLAYPIQETSEKQKTPAEVGIALGDAADWQAEWKWDGIRAQMIKRGGEIFIWSRGEDLATEKFPELHPFLNALPDGTVIDGEILSFQHGLPMPFNVLQTRIGRKNLSKKILEESPVAVIAYDCLEYAGEDIRYKTQSERREVLERLQSVTAYSEVFRISALIKFDSWEELGKIREQSRAMIAEGIMLKRKSAAYQVGRRRGDWWKWKIDPLSVDAVMIYAQKGHGRRADLYTDYTFAVWDGDKLVPFAKAYSGLTDAEINKVDYFIKRNTIEKFGPVRTVKPELVFEIGFEGINKSSRHKSGIALRFPRILRWRHDKPKEEADTLESLKALLGE, encoded by the coding sequence ATGAAAGCATTCGCCCAACTCTTCCTCTCTCTTGATGAAACCAATAAAACCAACGAAAAGGTTAAGGTGCTGAAAGATTATTTCAACGCCGTACCCGATACTGATAAAATGCACATGCTGGCCCTGTTTACCGGCAGGCGTCCGCGAAGGCCTATCAATTCAACCCTGGTACGTAACTGGGCTATTGAGGCCTCCAATATTCCGGCCTGGCTTTTTGAAGAAAGCTATCACGTGGTGGGCGATCTGGCCGAAACCATGGCCCTGCTCATGCCCCAAAGCAATCAAAGCAGCAGCAAAACCCTTACCGAATGGATAGCCGAAATCAACACCCTGTACGATAAAAGCGAGGAAGAGAAAAAAGAGTGGCTGATACAAAGCTGGGCTATGCTGGATACGCAGGAACGTTTTGTATTTAACAAACTGCTTACCGGTAGCTTTAGGGTTGGGGTATCGCAAAACCTGGTGATCAAGGCCCTGGCCGATATTTCTGGCCTGGAAGCCGCCGTGCTCACGCACCGTATTATGGGCAGCTGGCTACCCGAAACTTACCAGTTTACGCAACTGATGGAAGAGCAGGACGAGGCGGCCAATATTTCCCGCCCCTACCCCTTCTTTTTGGCCTATCCCATACAGGAAACATCCGAAAAACAAAAAACACCCGCCGAAGTAGGGATAGCTTTAGGTGACGCCGCCGATTGGCAAGCCGAGTGGAAATGGGACGGCATCCGCGCGCAAATGATAAAGCGCGGCGGCGAAATTTTTATCTGGAGCCGCGGCGAAGACCTCGCCACCGAAAAATTCCCCGAATTGCATCCATTTTTAAACGCCCTGCCCGATGGTACCGTGATAGATGGCGAGATCCTCAGTTTTCAACATGGTTTACCCATGCCCTTCAATGTGCTGCAAACCCGCATCGGCAGGAAAAACCTCAGCAAAAAAATACTGGAAGAAAGCCCGGTAGCTGTTATTGCTTATGATTGCCTGGAATACGCGGGCGAGGATATCCGCTATAAAACACAATCAGAACGTCGTGAGGTGCTGGAGCGTCTGCAGTCGGTAACGGCTTATTCCGAAGTTTTCCGGATTTCGGCATTAATTAAATTTGATAGCTGGGAGGAGTTGGGGAAAATTCGCGAACAATCGCGCGCTATGATTGCCGAAGGCATTATGCTGAAACGGAAAAGCGCTGCCTACCAGGTGGGCCGCCGCCGGGGCGACTGGTGGAAATGGAAGATCGACCCGCTATCTGTTGATGCCGTGATGATCTATGCCCAAAAAGGTCACGGCCGCCGGGCCGACCTGTATACCGATTATACCTTTGCCGTTTGGGACGGCGATAAGCTGGTTCCCTTTGCCAAAGCCTACTCGGGCCTTACCGATGCCGAGATCAATAAGGTTGATTATTTTATCAAACGCAATACCATCGAAAAATTCGGTCCCGTACGTACCGTAAAGCCCGAGCTGGTTTTTGAAATAGGCTTTGAGGGTATCAATAAGTCAAGCCGGCATAAATCGGGCATAGCGCTGCGTTTCCCGCGGATCTTGCGCTGGCGGCATGATAAACCCAAGGAAGAAGCCGACACCCTTGAAAGCCTAAAAGCTTTATTAGGTGAATGA
- a CDS encoding nuclear transport factor 2 family protein yields the protein MKKHLLPLICLCMLIAGKTFASPILPADTVVKLKPEVKQIIEKVIKASGTFSIDEVSDLYAPNAVVADEQPPFSWNGQLAGVQWINSVEKAVKDFKIKDFKVDLQRIKTFQQTEEIVYLVAPVEYTGTVNGEHFEEQGAFSFVLRVVSGKWLIKSQAWIPRNGM from the coding sequence ATGAAAAAGCATTTACTCCCCCTGATATGCCTCTGCATGCTTATTGCTGGTAAAACCTTTGCAAGCCCAATTTTACCTGCCGATACCGTTGTTAAGTTAAAACCCGAAGTTAAACAGATCATCGAAAAAGTGATTAAAGCATCGGGCACGTTCAGTATTGATGAAGTGTCTGATCTGTACGCCCCAAATGCTGTTGTTGCCGATGAGCAGCCGCCTTTTTCATGGAATGGTCAGCTGGCAGGTGTGCAATGGATTAACTCGGTTGAAAAAGCTGTTAAAGATTTTAAGATAAAAGATTTTAAGGTTGATCTGCAGCGCATCAAAACTTTTCAGCAAACCGAAGAGATTGTTTACCTCGTGGCCCCGGTTGAATACACCGGCACCGTAAACGGCGAACATTTTGAAGAGCAGGGCGCTTTTTCATTTGTGCTGCGCGTGGTAAGCGGCAAATGGCTCATTAAAAGCCAGGCCTGGATTCCGCGTAACGGGATGTAA
- a CDS encoding amidohydrolase, translating into MKANLILLLSVFSLSAAAQKNNLRKQVDVKADALQSQVVTWRRDFHEHPELGNHEVRTSGIIAKHLQSLGIEIQTGVATTGVVGILKGGHPGPVVALRADMDGLPVIERVDVPFASKVKTTYNGQEVGVMHACGHDSHMAILMAVAQVLSSMKADLHGTVKFIFQPAEEGVEPGQKGGAEQMVKEGVLENPKVDAIFGLHINSQTEVGKITYRQGGIMAGVNDMQIIVKGRSAHGAYPWSSVDPIVVSAQIINNLQTIVSRNINITENPAVVTIGAIKGGNRSNIIPETVEMLGTLRAFTPADEKTLVEKVTAIATKTAEAQGATATVKIPYSNHYPVTFNNPDLTQQMLPSLQRTAGTANVLLRPPVTGAEDFSFYQEKVPGLFIFLGGMPKGADPVRAPSHHTPDFYIDESGFVLGVKALCNLTIDYMETKTNHK; encoded by the coding sequence ATGAAAGCAAACCTCATTTTATTGCTGTCGGTATTCTCCCTATCCGCGGCAGCGCAAAAAAATAACTTGCGCAAACAGGTTGATGTCAAAGCCGATGCCCTGCAAAGCCAGGTAGTTACCTGGCGACGCGATTTTCATGAACATCCGGAATTGGGTAATCATGAAGTGCGTACTTCGGGCATCATTGCCAAACACCTGCAATCGCTGGGGATAGAGATACAAACCGGTGTGGCAACAACAGGCGTAGTAGGCATTTTAAAAGGAGGTCATCCGGGACCGGTTGTTGCTCTAAGGGCCGATATGGATGGCCTGCCGGTTATTGAGCGTGTTGATGTTCCGTTTGCATCCAAAGTAAAAACAACCTATAACGGGCAGGAAGTTGGCGTGATGCATGCCTGCGGACACGATTCGCACATGGCTATCCTGATGGCCGTGGCGCAGGTGCTATCATCTATGAAGGCTGATTTACATGGCACCGTAAAATTCATTTTTCAACCCGCCGAAGAGGGTGTGGAACCCGGCCAGAAAGGCGGCGCCGAGCAAATGGTGAAGGAAGGCGTATTGGAAAACCCAAAGGTTGATGCCATATTTGGCCTGCATATCAACTCGCAAACCGAAGTGGGTAAAATTACCTATCGGCAGGGCGGGATCATGGCGGGGGTTAATGATATGCAGATCATTGTTAAAGGCCGGTCGGCGCATGGTGCTTATCCATGGTCGAGCGTGGATCCTATCGTGGTGTCGGCCCAGATCATTAATAACCTGCAAACCATTGTAAGCCGCAATATCAATATTACCGAAAACCCGGCTGTGGTTACCATCGGGGCTATAAAGGGCGGCAACCGATCAAACATTATTCCGGAAACGGTGGAGATGCTGGGCACCCTGCGCGCATTTACCCCGGCCGACGAGAAGACGCTGGTTGAAAAGGTAACTGCGATTGCCACCAAAACGGCCGAAGCCCAGGGCGCTACCGCTACAGTAAAAATACCTTACAGTAACCACTACCCGGTAACGTTCAACAATCCCGACCTTACCCAGCAAATGCTGCCCAGCCTGCAGCGCACGGCTGGGACGGCTAACGTGCTGTTACGCCCGCCGGTAACCGGGGCCGAAGATTTTAGCTTTTACCAGGAAAAAGTACCGGGCTTATTTATATTTTTAGGCGGGATGCCCAAAGGCGCCGACCCGGTCAGGGCACCATCGCACCATACACCCGATTTTTATATTGATGAAAGCGGATTTGTGCTGGGCGTGAAAGCTTTATGCAATTTGACCATCGACTACATGGAAACCAAAACTAATCATAAATGA
- a CDS encoding YicC/YloC family endoribonuclease — protein MIKSMTGYGIASFDTGNTKYTVEVKSLNSKFLELSLRLPKIFAEKEFQLRNDCSKLIERGKVNLSINVEQVGQAVKAAGIDKDLLKHYYQQLKTVSEELGEPTGNLLQLALGLPEVVKYEEDTISEDEWKAVEKTFQQALAAFQDFRAQEGNVIEQDLKQRIGTILKNLELVELEDPKRVPLIRERLDTFLAEAANREAIDQNRFEQELIYYIDKLDITEEKVRLKAHCEYFIETLKNADANGKKLGFISQEIGREINTLGSKANDANIQKLVVGMKEELEKIKEQLLNVL, from the coding sequence ATGATAAAATCCATGACAGGGTATGGAATTGCCAGTTTTGATACCGGCAATACAAAATATACCGTAGAGGTTAAATCCCTGAACAGCAAATTTTTAGAGTTATCGCTTCGTTTACCGAAAATTTTCGCCGAAAAAGAGTTTCAGCTGCGTAATGATTGCAGCAAGCTTATTGAGCGCGGTAAAGTGAATTTATCCATCAATGTGGAACAGGTTGGCCAGGCCGTTAAAGCTGCCGGTATTGATAAAGATCTGTTGAAACACTACTACCAGCAGCTTAAAACAGTAAGCGAAGAGCTTGGCGAACCAACCGGCAACCTGCTGCAATTAGCATTAGGCTTGCCCGAGGTGGTTAAATACGAAGAGGATACCATATCTGAAGATGAGTGGAAAGCTGTTGAAAAAACATTTCAGCAGGCACTGGCCGCTTTCCAGGATTTTAGGGCGCAGGAGGGTAATGTGATTGAGCAGGACCTGAAACAGCGCATCGGCACCATCCTTAAAAACCTTGAGCTGGTTGAACTGGAAGACCCTAAACGGGTACCCCTGATCCGCGAGCGCCTGGATACCTTTTTGGCCGAAGCAGCTAACCGCGAAGCTATCGATCAAAACCGCTTTGAGCAGGAATTGATCTATTACATCGATAAGCTTGATATCACCGAAGAAAAGGTAAGGCTTAAAGCTCATTGCGAATATTTTATCGAAACCCTTAAAAATGCCGACGCCAATGGCAAAAAGCTGGGTTTTATTTCGCAGGAGATAGGCAGGGAAATAAACACCCTTGGCTCGAAAGCCAACGATGCCAACATCCAGAAACTGGTTGTAGGCATGAAAGAAGAACTTGAAAAAATTAAAGAACAGCTTTTAAACGTATTGTAA